A section of the Numida meleagris isolate 19003 breed g44 Domestic line chromosome 16, NumMel1.0, whole genome shotgun sequence genome encodes:
- the AK1 gene encoding adenylate kinase isoenzyme 1 isoform X3, whose translation MGSQCTSMSSFNVLDCSSDRVEKLKHHKIIFVVGGPGSGKGTQCEKIVHKYGYTHLSTGDLLRAEVSSGSERGKKLQAIMEKGELVPLDTVLDMLRDAMLAKADTSKGFLIDGYPREVKQGEEFEKKIGPPTLLLYVDAGKETMVKRLLKRGETSGRVDDNEETIKKRLETYYKATEPVIAFYKGRGIVRQLNAEGSVDEVFQQVCSFLDKL comes from the exons ATGGGGTCTCAGTGCACAAGCATGTCCAGCTTCAATGTCCTAGACTGTTCCAGTGACAGAG TAGAAAAACTGAAGCACCACAAGATCATCTTTGTGGTGG GTGGCCCCGGCTCCGGGAAGGGGACACAATGCGAGAAGATTGTGCACAAGTATGGGTACACTCACCTCTCCACTGGGGACCTGCTCCGGGCAGAGGTCAGCTCAGGCTCAGAGCGGGGCAAGAAGCTACAAGCCATCATGGAGAAGGGCGAGCTGGTGCCCCTG GACACGGTGCTGGACATGCTGCGGGATGCCATGTTGGCCAAGGCAGACACCTCCAAGGGTTTCCTCATTGATGGCTACCCCCGGGAGGTGAAGCAGGGAGAGGAGTTCGAGAAGAAG ATCGGCCCCCCCACGCTGCTGCTCTACGTGGATGCGGGGAAAGAGACGATGGTGAAGCGGCTGCTGAAGCGGGGAGAGACCAGCGGGCGGGTGGACGACAACGAGGAGACCATCAAAAAGCGCCTGGAGACCTACTACAAGGCTACCGAGCCTGTCATAGCCTTCTACAAGGGCCGGGGCATCGTCCGCCAG CTGAATGCCGAGGGCAGCGTGGATGAGGTTTTCCAGCAGGTCTGCTCCTTCCTCGACAAGCTGTGA
- the AK1 gene encoding adenylate kinase isoenzyme 1 isoform X1, translating into MSPCVTRQCWHRAGGCRQLGRRWPQEPEVLLHPDSSSMSTEKLKHHKIIFVVGGPGSGKGTQCEKIVHKYGYTHLSTGDLLRAEVSSGSERGKKLQAIMEKGELVPLDTVLDMLRDAMLAKADTSKGFLIDGYPREVKQGEEFEKKIGPPTLLLYVDAGKETMVKRLLKRGETSGRVDDNEETIKKRLETYYKATEPVIAFYKGRGIVRQLNAEGSVDEVFQQVCSFLDKL; encoded by the exons ATGTCACCTTGCGTCACCcggcagtgctggcacagggcGGGTGGCTGCCGGCAGCTAGGTAGGCGATGGCCGCAGGAG CCTGAAGTGCTCCTCCacccagacagcagcagcatgtcGACAG AAAAACTGAAGCACCACAAGATCATCTTTGTGGTGG GTGGCCCCGGCTCCGGGAAGGGGACACAATGCGAGAAGATTGTGCACAAGTATGGGTACACTCACCTCTCCACTGGGGACCTGCTCCGGGCAGAGGTCAGCTCAGGCTCAGAGCGGGGCAAGAAGCTACAAGCCATCATGGAGAAGGGCGAGCTGGTGCCCCTG GACACGGTGCTGGACATGCTGCGGGATGCCATGTTGGCCAAGGCAGACACCTCCAAGGGTTTCCTCATTGATGGCTACCCCCGGGAGGTGAAGCAGGGAGAGGAGTTCGAGAAGAAG ATCGGCCCCCCCACGCTGCTGCTCTACGTGGATGCGGGGAAAGAGACGATGGTGAAGCGGCTGCTGAAGCGGGGAGAGACCAGCGGGCGGGTGGACGACAACGAGGAGACCATCAAAAAGCGCCTGGAGACCTACTACAAGGCTACCGAGCCTGTCATAGCCTTCTACAAGGGCCGGGGCATCGTCCGCCAG CTGAATGCCGAGGGCAGCGTGGATGAGGTTTTCCAGCAGGTCTGCTCCTTCCTCGACAAGCTGTGA
- the AK1 gene encoding adenylate kinase isoenzyme 1 isoform X2 translates to MGSQCTSMSSFNVLDCSSDRDECFPLCPPWSWKKLKHHKIIFVVGGPGSGKGTQCEKIVHKYGYTHLSTGDLLRAEVSSGSERGKKLQAIMEKGELVPLDTVLDMLRDAMLAKADTSKGFLIDGYPREVKQGEEFEKKIGPPTLLLYVDAGKETMVKRLLKRGETSGRVDDNEETIKKRLETYYKATEPVIAFYKGRGIVRQLNAEGSVDEVFQQVCSFLDKL, encoded by the exons ATGGGGTCTCAGTGCACAAGCATGTCCAGCTTCAATGTCCTAGACTGTTCCAGTGACAGAGATGAGTGCTTCCCACTCTGCCCTCCCTGGAGTTGGA AAAAACTGAAGCACCACAAGATCATCTTTGTGGTGG GTGGCCCCGGCTCCGGGAAGGGGACACAATGCGAGAAGATTGTGCACAAGTATGGGTACACTCACCTCTCCACTGGGGACCTGCTCCGGGCAGAGGTCAGCTCAGGCTCAGAGCGGGGCAAGAAGCTACAAGCCATCATGGAGAAGGGCGAGCTGGTGCCCCTG GACACGGTGCTGGACATGCTGCGGGATGCCATGTTGGCCAAGGCAGACACCTCCAAGGGTTTCCTCATTGATGGCTACCCCCGGGAGGTGAAGCAGGGAGAGGAGTTCGAGAAGAAG ATCGGCCCCCCCACGCTGCTGCTCTACGTGGATGCGGGGAAAGAGACGATGGTGAAGCGGCTGCTGAAGCGGGGAGAGACCAGCGGGCGGGTGGACGACAACGAGGAGACCATCAAAAAGCGCCTGGAGACCTACTACAAGGCTACCGAGCCTGTCATAGCCTTCTACAAGGGCCGGGGCATCGTCCGCCAG CTGAATGCCGAGGGCAGCGTGGATGAGGTTTTCCAGCAGGTCTGCTCCTTCCTCGACAAGCTGTGA